The following proteins are co-located in the Triticum aestivum cultivar Chinese Spring chromosome 1A, IWGSC CS RefSeq v2.1, whole genome shotgun sequence genome:
- the LOC123070672 gene encoding uncharacterized protein isoform X1, whose amino-acid sequence MLELTSADRTGLISEVFDVLDDMSCSVVDARAWSHRGRLACLVYLRDEDVAAAVVEHIEARLASLLRGDSEASSGAVAAVPAGSIPHANRRLHHLMYASGDQEHAFPTPTVRAHGSRARHHGLRAQGALRPDLPPRQLCLRPVRRRQQLGQGPLHRGRGAHRLRPRRRPRGGRELRCLQGFQVCHSLGGGTGSKIREQYPGRMMLAFSVFPSPEVSDTVVEPYNVTLSAHWLVENADECMVLDNKALYDICFRTLKLTTPSLGGGMRTLSKRTS is encoded by the exons ATGCTTGAGCTGACGAGCGCCGACCGCACGGGGCTCATCTCCGAGGTGTTCGACGTGCTAGACGACATGAGCTGCAGCGTCGTCGATGCCAGGGCGTGGTCGCATCGCGGCCGCCTCGCCTGCCTCGTCTACCTGCGGGACGAGGATGTTGCCGCAGCCGTTGTGGAGCACATCGAGGCccgcctcgcctccctcctccgcggagactcggaagccagcagcggcgCCGTGGCTGCCGTCCCTGCCGGCTCCATCCCGCACGCCAACCGGCGCCTCCACCATCTCATGTATGCCAGCGGCGACCAGGAGCACGCGTTCCCAACTCCCACGGTGCGTGCTCATGGATCTCGAGCCCGACACCATGGGCTCCGTGCACAAGGGGCCCTACGGCCAGATCTTCCGCCCCGACAACTTTGTCTTCGGCCAGTCCGGCGCCGGCAACAACTGGGCCAAGGGCCACTACACCGAGGGCGGGGAGCTCATCGACTCCGTCCTCGACGTCGTCCGCGAGGAGGCCGAGAATTGCGCTGCCTCCAAG GCTTCCAGGTGTGCCACTCCCTCGGCGGGGGCACCGGTTCCAAGATCAGGGAGCAGTACCCGGGCCGGATGATGCTCGCCTTCTCCGTGTTCCCATCTCCAGAGGTCTCTGACACGGTGGTCGAGCCCTACAACGTCACTCTCTCGGCTCACTGGCTGGTGGAGAACGCCGACGAGTGCATGGTGCTGGACAACAAGGCGCTCTACGACATTTGCTTCCGCACCCTCAAGCTGACCACACCTAGCT TAGGTGGTGGAATGAGGACACTCTCCAAGAGAACTTCTTAA
- the LOC123070672 gene encoding tubulin beta-1 chain isoform X4, which translates to MPGRGRIAAASPASSTCGTRMLPQPLWSTSRPASPPSSAETRKPAAAPWLPSLPAPSRTPTGASTISCMPAATRSTRSQLPRCVLMDLEPDTMGSVHKGPYGQIFRPDNFVFGQSGAGNNWAKGHYTEGGELIDSVLDVVREEAENCAASKVCHSLGGGTGSKIREQYPGRMMLAFSVFPSPEVSDTVVEPYNVTLSAHWLVENADECMVLDNKALYDICFRTLKLTTPSLGGGMRTLSKRTS; encoded by the exons ATGCCAGGGCGTGGTCGCATCGCGGCCGCCTCGCCTGCCTCGTCTACCTGCGGGACGAGGATGTTGCCGCAGCCGTTGTGGAGCACATCGAGGCccgcctcgcctccctcctccgcggagactcggaagccagcagcggcgCCGTGGCTGCCGTCCCTGCCGGCTCCATCCCGCACGCCAACCGGCGCCTCCACCATCTCATGTATGCCAGCGGCGACCAGGAGCACGCGTTCCCAACTCCCACGGTGCGTGCTCATGGATCTCGAGCCCGACACCATGGGCTCCGTGCACAAGGGGCCCTACGGCCAGATCTTCCGCCCCGACAACTTTGTCTTCGGCCAGTCCGGCGCCGGCAACAACTGGGCCAAGGGCCACTACACCGAGGGCGGGGAGCTCATCGACTCCGTCCTCGACGTCGTCCGCGAGGAGGCCGAGAATTGCGCTGCCTCCAAG GTGTGCCACTCCCTCGGCGGGGGCACCGGTTCCAAGATCAGGGAGCAGTACCCGGGCCGGATGATGCTCGCCTTCTCCGTGTTCCCATCTCCAGAGGTCTCTGACACGGTGGTCGAGCCCTACAACGTCACTCTCTCGGCTCACTGGCTGGTGGAGAACGCCGACGAGTGCATGGTGCTGGACAACAAGGCGCTCTACGACATTTGCTTCCGCACCCTCAAGCTGACCACACCTAGCT TAGGTGGTGGAATGAGGACACTCTCCAAGAGAACTTCTTAA
- the LOC123070672 gene encoding uncharacterized protein isoform X2, with product MLELTSADRTGLISEVFDVLDDMSCSVVDARAWSHRGRLACLVYLRDEDVAAAVVEHIEARLASLLRGDSEASSGAVAAVPAGSIPHANRRLHHLMYASGDQEHAFPTPTVRAHGSRARHHGLRAQGALRPDLPPRQLCLRPVRRRQQLGQGPLHRGRGAHRLRPRRRPRGGRELRCLQGFQVCHSLGGGTGSKIREQYPGRMMLAFSVFPSPEVSDTVVEPYNVTLSAHWLVENADECMVLDNKALYDICFRTLKLTTPSWNFKGEEAE from the exons ATGCTTGAGCTGACGAGCGCCGACCGCACGGGGCTCATCTCCGAGGTGTTCGACGTGCTAGACGACATGAGCTGCAGCGTCGTCGATGCCAGGGCGTGGTCGCATCGCGGCCGCCTCGCCTGCCTCGTCTACCTGCGGGACGAGGATGTTGCCGCAGCCGTTGTGGAGCACATCGAGGCccgcctcgcctccctcctccgcggagactcggaagccagcagcggcgCCGTGGCTGCCGTCCCTGCCGGCTCCATCCCGCACGCCAACCGGCGCCTCCACCATCTCATGTATGCCAGCGGCGACCAGGAGCACGCGTTCCCAACTCCCACGGTGCGTGCTCATGGATCTCGAGCCCGACACCATGGGCTCCGTGCACAAGGGGCCCTACGGCCAGATCTTCCGCCCCGACAACTTTGTCTTCGGCCAGTCCGGCGCCGGCAACAACTGGGCCAAGGGCCACTACACCGAGGGCGGGGAGCTCATCGACTCCGTCCTCGACGTCGTCCGCGAGGAGGCCGAGAATTGCGCTGCCTCCAAG GCTTCCAGGTGTGCCACTCCCTCGGCGGGGGCACCGGTTCCAAGATCAGGGAGCAGTACCCGGGCCGGATGATGCTCGCCTTCTCCGTGTTCCCATCTCCAGAGGTCTCTGACACGGTGGTCGAGCCCTACAACGTCACTCTCTCGGCTCACTGGCTGGTGGAGAACGCCGACGAGTGCATGGTGCTGGACAACAAGGCGCTCTACGACATTTGCTTCCGCACCCTCAAGCTGACCACACCTAGCT GGAATTTCAAGGGTGAGGAAGCTGAGTGA
- the LOC123070672 gene encoding uncharacterized protein isoform X3, which yields MLELTSADRTGLISEVFDVLDDMSCSVVDARAWSHRGRLACLVYLRDEDVAAAVVEHIEARLASLLRGDSEASSGAVAAVPAGSIPHANRRLHHLMYASGDQEHAFPTPTVRAHGSRARHHGLRAQGALRPDLPPRQLCLRPVRRRQQLGQGPLHRGRGAHRLRPRRRPRGGRELRCLQGFQVCHSLGGGTGSKIREQYPGRMMLAFSVFPSPEVSDTVVEPYNVTLSAHWLVENADECMVLDNKALYDICFRTLKLTTPSWR from the exons ATGCTTGAGCTGACGAGCGCCGACCGCACGGGGCTCATCTCCGAGGTGTTCGACGTGCTAGACGACATGAGCTGCAGCGTCGTCGATGCCAGGGCGTGGTCGCATCGCGGCCGCCTCGCCTGCCTCGTCTACCTGCGGGACGAGGATGTTGCCGCAGCCGTTGTGGAGCACATCGAGGCccgcctcgcctccctcctccgcggagactcggaagccagcagcggcgCCGTGGCTGCCGTCCCTGCCGGCTCCATCCCGCACGCCAACCGGCGCCTCCACCATCTCATGTATGCCAGCGGCGACCAGGAGCACGCGTTCCCAACTCCCACGGTGCGTGCTCATGGATCTCGAGCCCGACACCATGGGCTCCGTGCACAAGGGGCCCTACGGCCAGATCTTCCGCCCCGACAACTTTGTCTTCGGCCAGTCCGGCGCCGGCAACAACTGGGCCAAGGGCCACTACACCGAGGGCGGGGAGCTCATCGACTCCGTCCTCGACGTCGTCCGCGAGGAGGCCGAGAATTGCGCTGCCTCCAAG GCTTCCAGGTGTGCCACTCCCTCGGCGGGGGCACCGGTTCCAAGATCAGGGAGCAGTACCCGGGCCGGATGATGCTCGCCTTCTCCGTGTTCCCATCTCCAGAGGTCTCTGACACGGTGGTCGAGCCCTACAACGTCACTCTCTCGGCTCACTGGCTGGTGGAGAACGCCGACGAGTGCATGGTGCTGGACAACAAGGCGCTCTACGACATTTGCTTCCGCACCCTCAAGCTGACCACACCTAGCT GGAGGTAA